From the genome of Sphingobacterium kitahiroshimense, one region includes:
- a CDS encoding MraY family glycosyltransferase yields the protein MNYLIVLIILFVLELLYFKVADRFNIIDKPNERSSHSTVTLRGGGIIFYFGAFIYFILSGFQYPYFFLGLTLMTAVSFLDDVFTLSNKIRLVIHFSSVLLMTYQLDLFSMPWYYLLITFIIVVGVINAYNFMDGINGITACYSLAVGALLMIVNHQLNFIQQDLLSYTLLGVLVFAFFNFRNKAKCFAGDVGAVAIAFVLLFALGALIIQTGNLIYILFLSVYGIDAVWTIVRRLLRKENIFEAHRSHLYQFLGNEAKVNKLVISFCYGLIQLLIGLLVIQFSDQEAMVQIIFAVSLLVGLSAIYLILKTYIIKKYVH from the coding sequence ATGAATTATTTAATTGTCCTTATCATATTATTTGTTCTGGAGCTTCTTTATTTTAAAGTCGCCGACCGTTTTAATATTATTGATAAACCAAATGAGCGCTCATCGCATAGTACAGTGACTTTGCGTGGTGGTGGCATCATTTTTTATTTTGGTGCATTCATCTACTTTATCCTGTCAGGTTTTCAATATCCTTACTTTTTCTTGGGTCTAACGTTAATGACTGCAGTCTCTTTTTTGGACGATGTATTTACATTGTCCAACAAAATTCGTTTGGTTATTCATTTTAGTTCTGTCCTATTGATGACCTATCAATTGGACCTCTTCAGTATGCCCTGGTACTATCTGCTGATTACTTTTATTATTGTCGTCGGTGTTATCAATGCCTATAATTTTATGGACGGCATAAATGGCATTACCGCTTGCTATAGCTTGGCTGTCGGGGCGCTATTAATGATTGTCAATCATCAGCTCAATTTTATCCAACAAGATTTACTTTCGTATACGTTACTTGGTGTATTGGTCTTTGCATTTTTTAATTTCCGAAACAAAGCAAAATGTTTTGCAGGAGATGTGGGGGCGGTTGCGATTGCTTTTGTTCTGTTATTTGCACTTGGTGCTTTAATTATCCAAACCGGAAATTTGATCTATATCTTATTTTTGTCAGTATATGGTATTGATGCCGTCTGGACAATCGTACGTCGCTTATTGCGTAAAGAAAATATCTTTGAAGCCCATCGATCGCATCTGTATCAATTTTTAGGGAATGAAGCTAAGGTGAATAAATTGGTGATTTCTTTCTGTTATGGATTGATCCAGTTACTAATCGGATTATTAGTAATCCAATTTTCGGATCAGGAAGCAATGGTTCAAATTATATTTGCAGTGAGTTTATTAGTGGGGTTGAGCGCCATTTATCTGATATTAAAAACTTACATCATCAAAAAATATGTTCATTAA
- a CDS encoding WxcM-like domain-containing protein, translating into MIQTIQGGIAQDQRGQIRFVNDFDMSLVKRFYMIKNADVELVRGWRAHRIEQRWFYVVAGAFEVDLIQIDSWDKPAHDLPVERIKLAATAMQVLHVPKGYGTAFRALQPDSELLVFADHGIEHAPLDDHTWPLEYFVGRLDC; encoded by the coding sequence ATGATACAAACTATACAAGGAGGAATAGCCCAGGATCAACGTGGACAGATTCGTTTTGTTAATGACTTTGATATGTCTCTGGTAAAGCGGTTTTATATGATCAAAAATGCCGATGTTGAACTGGTTCGAGGTTGGCGTGCCCATCGCATCGAACAGCGCTGGTTCTATGTCGTCGCTGGTGCTTTTGAAGTTGATCTGATTCAAATCGATAGCTGGGACAAGCCTGCACATGATCTTCCTGTTGAGAGAATAAAATTAGCAGCTACTGCCATGCAAGTTTTGCACGTGCCTAAAGGATATGGTACTGCTTTTCGTGCCCTACAGCCCGACAGTGAGTTACTGGTATTTGCCGATCATGGAATTGAGCATGCGCCATTAGATGACCACACTTGGCCCTTGGAATATTTTGTAGGAAGGTTAGACTGTTAG
- a CDS encoding nucleotidyltransferase family protein, translating into MDIRHKDIFFQLLRIGLWGKETLLLSQPLAEADWIKIRAYAINHTLEGLIYDSFSYLEEDQLPPQSLRIKWTVRVDQIERHNSKMNEVIAAQYTSFTKQGLKPILQKGQGVAACYKVPQHRISGDIDWYFEDQGYAQAREILKDKKVEFQDTAGFSLDYDWKGIHIEHHKKLFDIRSPLKSNLLKKLENSYKNQQQELTINATSIKLLAPELQLLQVNAHILKHLITFGIGLRQLCDSARLYAHVSTQIDPQALKNIYRAAGILDWTHLLHQILVNYLGLPKESLPFPYPDNCDAGWMMDEIWYSGNFGQHDERFEGGKISVISVHPEGAYRMWLNFKRYLRYAPQEVLFFPIVHTYSKFLGIDND; encoded by the coding sequence ATGGACATTCGACATAAGGATATTTTTTTTCAGTTATTACGTATCGGACTATGGGGTAAAGAAACACTTTTGTTATCGCAGCCATTAGCTGAGGCGGATTGGATAAAAATCCGAGCGTATGCCATTAATCATACCTTAGAAGGTCTTATATATGATAGCTTTTCTTATTTAGAAGAGGATCAGCTACCTCCGCAGTCATTAAGAATAAAATGGACAGTTAGGGTCGATCAAATAGAACGTCACAATAGCAAAATGAATGAAGTGATTGCCGCGCAATATACGTCATTTACCAAACAAGGCCTTAAACCTATTCTGCAAAAAGGGCAAGGCGTTGCAGCGTGCTATAAAGTCCCTCAGCATCGTATTTCAGGAGATATCGACTGGTATTTCGAAGATCAAGGTTATGCACAAGCACGGGAAATACTGAAAGACAAAAAAGTAGAATTTCAAGATACAGCAGGATTTAGTTTAGATTATGATTGGAAAGGTATCCATATTGAGCATCATAAAAAGCTTTTTGATATCCGCAGTCCTCTCAAAAGCAATTTGTTGAAAAAGCTTGAAAATAGTTATAAAAACCAGCAACAAGAGCTGACCATCAATGCTACTTCGATTAAATTACTCGCTCCAGAATTACAATTGCTACAGGTGAATGCACATATTTTAAAACACTTGATCACATTTGGTATTGGACTAAGGCAATTATGTGACTCTGCGCGCTTATATGCACATGTATCAACACAGATCGATCCGCAAGCATTAAAAAACATTTATCGAGCTGCCGGAATATTGGACTGGACACATCTACTACACCAGATTTTGGTAAACTATTTAGGTCTACCTAAAGAATCACTACCCTTTCCATATCCCGATAACTGCGATGCAGGCTGGATGATGGACGAAATTTGGTATTCCGGAAATTTTGGACAGCATGATGAGCGCTTTGAAGGTGGAAAAATATCCGTAATATCCGTCCATCCGGAAGGAGCATATCGAATGTGGTTAAATTTTAAACGCTATTTAAGATATGCTCCGCAGGAAGTACTCTTTTTTCCTATCGTTCATACCTATTCCAAATTTCTGGGAATAGATAACGATTAA
- a CDS encoding outer membrane beta-barrel protein, which produces MKKLFFTLIMSGCLATASAQFSRPISIGAGAGVSFGLTDLKNSKVNFAWYGEGDYLLTPFVSVGLQAQKGELTGNSGDNSFKNSYYAGNVNAKLRLGQFMDLPDNYSYYTLGASTFQRILSNVYIGAGAGLMKNRISTDFTTTYRDAVVNIGGEIADDRSGIHFVVPLNIGVDIPFGRTLYGPKWAVNVNYQHGLSFNDNLDGVMNKNNDQYGVMTVGVKYAFFNRN; this is translated from the coding sequence ATGAAAAAACTATTTTTTACCCTTATTATGTCTGGCTGTCTTGCGACTGCTTCAGCCCAGTTTTCCCGTCCTATCAGTATAGGTGCTGGTGCAGGAGTTTCTTTTGGCTTGACAGATCTGAAGAATTCAAAAGTAAATTTTGCATGGTACGGAGAAGGGGATTATTTATTAACCCCATTTGTATCTGTCGGATTGCAGGCTCAGAAAGGTGAATTGACGGGTAACAGTGGCGATAATTCGTTTAAGAATAGCTATTATGCAGGTAACGTGAACGCAAAGTTAAGATTAGGTCAATTTATGGATCTGCCCGATAATTATAGCTATTATACTTTAGGAGCGAGTACGTTTCAACGTATTTTATCTAATGTTTATATCGGAGCTGGCGCTGGATTAATGAAAAATCGGATTTCAACTGATTTTACAACGACCTACAGAGATGCTGTCGTGAATATTGGAGGAGAAATTGCAGATGATCGTTCTGGCATTCATTTCGTCGTTCCATTAAATATTGGTGTAGATATTCCTTTTGGACGTACCTTATATGGTCCAAAATGGGCAGTAAATGTAAACTACCAACACGGTCTTAGTTTTAATGATAATCTGGATGGCGTCATGAATAAAAATAATGATCAATATGGCGTTATGACTGTTGGTGTGAAATATGCCTTTTTCAACCGTAACTAA
- a CDS encoding SUMF1/EgtB/PvdO family nonheme iron enzyme: MRKHYPTFTFGLFILAVLVSMQACKSSSSIYKAPKVSAFRAGEMPAPPGMVYVPSGTILFKSSLDTADTGKNVSLSAFFIDETEVTNKQYREFINWVADSIAVTDYLQDDQYFLETGEQGTERRINWKKVKKASPIWKSNDPTIRERLAPMIEMRGSQRTLNPEVLRYRFSYQKTKGNIKKVYVTDTVPVMPVEEIWSSDFPNAQLASLDVNYFTHQSFDYYPVVGVTWRQARAFTDWRGKEIMATLMKNSYLSGYQLTLSLPTEAQWQYAAEGKLDPRDTSSTKRMTIDGSEGKEKLAVNFKQGDGTYSRDGATFTLPVKSYTPNAFGIYNMAGNVSEWTLDAFSPSAMVFVNDLNPALLYDADEKDADALKRKVVRGGSWKDNGEQLNTDTRNYSVDYEPHSYIGFRCVMSAFEMPTIQSKTRKF, encoded by the coding sequence ATGAGAAAACACTATCCGACATTTACATTCGGGCTGTTTATTTTAGCAGTTTTAGTGTCTATGCAGGCTTGTAAATCAAGCTCATCCATATATAAAGCACCGAAAGTTTCCGCATTCCGTGCAGGCGAAATGCCAGCGCCTCCGGGAATGGTTTATGTACCTTCTGGAACGATACTTTTTAAAAGCTCCCTTGACACTGCTGATACAGGTAAAAACGTAAGCTTAAGTGCTTTTTTTATCGACGAAACAGAAGTGACCAATAAACAATACCGTGAATTTATCAATTGGGTAGCAGATTCGATTGCCGTAACGGATTACTTACAGGATGATCAGTACTTTTTAGAGACTGGTGAACAAGGAACTGAGAGAAGAATTAATTGGAAAAAGGTAAAGAAAGCTTCTCCAATTTGGAAAAGCAATGATCCCACTATCCGTGAGCGCTTAGCGCCAATGATCGAAATGAGAGGTTCTCAGCGCACTTTAAATCCAGAGGTATTACGCTACCGTTTTTCTTATCAAAAGACAAAAGGGAACATTAAAAAGGTCTATGTGACCGATACGGTTCCAGTGATGCCGGTTGAAGAAATCTGGTCTTCTGATTTTCCAAATGCACAACTCGCTTCCCTTGATGTCAATTATTTTACACATCAATCTTTTGATTATTACCCGGTAGTGGGTGTCACTTGGAGACAGGCACGTGCATTTACTGACTGGAGAGGTAAAGAAATTATGGCAACTTTAATGAAAAACTCGTATTTGAGCGGTTACCAATTGACTTTAAGTCTTCCTACGGAAGCGCAATGGCAATATGCCGCTGAAGGTAAATTGGACCCCCGTGATACTTCGTCAACGAAACGCATGACAATCGATGGATCTGAAGGTAAAGAAAAGCTTGCAGTAAACTTTAAGCAGGGGGATGGTACCTATTCTCGTGATGGAGCAACTTTCACCCTTCCGGTAAAGTCTTATACGCCAAATGCTTTTGGAATCTATAATATGGCCGGTAATGTTTCGGAATGGACATTAGATGCTTTCAGTCCTTCTGCAATGGTTTTTGTAAACGATTTAAATCCTGCTCTTTTATATGATGCAGATGAGAAAGATGCTGATGCACTGAAAAGAAAGGTCGTACGTGGTGGTTCATGGAAAGATAATGGTGAGCAATTGAATACCGATACCCGTAACTATTCAGTGGACTATGAACCGCATTCATACATCGGTTTCCGTTGCGTGATGTCGGCATTTGAGATGCCAACGATCCAAAGTAAGACTAGAAAATTTTAA
- the gldN gene encoding gliding motility protein GldN — MKIFITMAMALGFIPVFAQQEIPDSLKSQQVTTAVQGEVLMDTIPTTDGFYQANNLEDAVPFAYPEINMKNIRFYKRVWRDIDLKDEKNALLATPGNSLMEIIMKSIETGKLSLYSPDDDSFKGRMSANEGMARFTDSVLVPIFDDEGNQIDSKMTLNEFDPTRVTKFRIKEDIFFDKQRSRLESRIIGVAPLMNITTSAELAESVGSTPAFWLYFPQLRYSLVKVDITDPDKGLYDMTMDDLFVQKKYASTIIRESSAGALKLGDEAQQAQDAQQIEQKIDAYKKKLWTSPKGVKEENLEEFIPNAQKQKKVKKK; from the coding sequence ATGAAGATATTTATAACAATGGCAATGGCTTTAGGATTTATACCGGTCTTTGCGCAACAAGAAATACCGGATAGTTTGAAATCGCAACAGGTTACAACTGCCGTACAAGGAGAAGTTTTAATGGATACCATACCGACAACGGATGGTTTTTATCAGGCCAATAACCTGGAAGATGCGGTTCCTTTCGCTTATCCGGAAATTAACATGAAAAATATTCGCTTTTATAAGCGAGTGTGGCGTGATATTGATCTGAAAGATGAAAAAAATGCATTACTTGCTACTCCTGGTAATTCATTAATGGAGATCATTATGAAATCTATCGAAACGGGCAAGTTATCCCTATATAGTCCTGATGATGATTCTTTTAAAGGAAGAATGAGTGCCAACGAAGGTATGGCCCGTTTTACGGATAGTGTATTGGTTCCAATTTTTGATGATGAAGGAAACCAGATCGATTCAAAGATGACTTTAAATGAATTTGATCCGACCCGCGTAACGAAATTCCGCATTAAAGAAGATATCTTTTTTGATAAACAGCGTAGCCGTTTGGAAAGCCGTATTATCGGCGTAGCTCCGCTAATGAATATCACAACTTCGGCTGAACTTGCGGAATCGGTCGGTTCTACTCCTGCATTTTGGTTGTATTTCCCGCAGTTACGTTACAGTCTGGTTAAAGTTGATATTACAGATCCGGATAAGGGTCTATACGATATGACGATGGATGATTTATTCGTTCAAAAGAAATATGCAAGTACCATCATCCGTGAATCATCTGCCGGAGCTTTAAAATTAGGTGATGAAGCACAGCAGGCGCAAGATGCGCAACAGATCGAACAAAAGATCGATGCATATAAAAAGAAACTGTGGACAAGCCCTAAGGGGGTGAAAGAAGAAAACTTGGAAGAGTTTATTCCCAATGCTCAGAAACAGAAAAAAGTAAAGAAAAAATAG
- a CDS encoding homing endonuclease associated repeat-containing protein: MNPTQEEIIAEAFSIVNEFYTKNGRTPVRREMENLNTMSRRYFGTWNNFIAAAGLQPNVKKTEAIVKAELLAQLHDFYQTNKRIPMRREFSSKSGSIHKYFGSWNKFIIAAGYDANDRRIPSKGKLKNSLVRYYIKHQRSPAISECLKSNGLYNDRSYLTHFNVSTWADVLEYVGLPPYFRITTLTESEAKEKVIKLIKKHRIKYIKDYQRLKPENYPSAWYVKEKFGWNNLCYMAGTKIPLTKFSIKDHYLLLAKKLGRTPTVKELEAKMGATSGAMTWKLNQRLNDFIHSIGQTPAHKTPQRCKLSKKQLAELYKTASILHGFENGIPRSKLLELTGYSREVYEKRFHCMGGLRLVCGFELNAKGQRHYTEEELRNILKKPKYVRQR, from the coding sequence TTGAATCCAACACAAGAAGAAATCATCGCAGAAGCTTTTTCGATCGTGAACGAATTTTACACTAAAAACGGAAGAACTCCCGTACGTCGTGAAATGGAAAACCTCAATACGATGAGCCGCCGTTATTTTGGCACCTGGAACAATTTTATTGCAGCCGCAGGGCTACAGCCTAACGTAAAAAAAACAGAAGCTATCGTCAAAGCTGAACTATTGGCCCAATTACATGATTTCTATCAAACGAATAAGCGCATTCCCATGCGCAGAGAATTTTCTTCAAAATCGGGAAGCATCCATAAATATTTTGGATCCTGGAATAAATTTATCATTGCAGCAGGATATGATGCAAATGATAGACGTATCCCTTCGAAAGGGAAACTAAAAAACTCCTTAGTCCGGTATTACATCAAACACCAGCGGTCGCCTGCGATCTCAGAATGTCTAAAAAGTAATGGACTTTATAATGATCGGTCTTATTTGACCCATTTCAATGTCAGCACCTGGGCTGATGTATTGGAATACGTTGGATTACCACCATACTTCAGGATCACTACGCTGACCGAATCAGAAGCAAAAGAAAAGGTTATTAAACTGATCAAAAAGCATCGGATTAAATATATAAAAGATTATCAACGTTTAAAACCAGAAAACTATCCTTCGGCATGGTACGTGAAGGAAAAATTTGGGTGGAATAACTTATGCTATATGGCTGGGACGAAAATCCCATTAACGAAATTCAGTATAAAAGATCATTACCTTCTATTGGCCAAGAAATTAGGAAGAACGCCCACAGTAAAAGAACTAGAAGCTAAAATGGGTGCAACTTCAGGTGCTATGACCTGGAAGCTTAATCAACGTTTAAATGATTTTATTCATTCCATCGGTCAGACACCAGCCCATAAAACCCCTCAGCGCTGTAAGCTCAGTAAAAAACAATTGGCAGAGCTTTACAAGACAGCAAGTATTCTGCATGGTTTTGAAAATGGTATCCCGCGTAGTAAGCTGCTAGAACTGACAGGATACTCCAGGGAAGTTTATGAAAAGCGGTTTCATTGCATGGGCGGCCTCCGTCTGGTTTGCGGTTTTGAATTAAATGCCAAAGGTCAACGGCACTATACCGAAGAGGAATTACGCAACATCTTGAAAAAACCAAAATATGTCAGACAACGTTAA
- a CDS encoding SlyX family protein: MAPWPAVVEQTIQNLNTTIGHLNDTIDRLLKENHLLKDRKKNSGNSSVGIL, translated from the coding sequence ATGGCTCCGTGGCCAGCGGTGGTTGAACAGACGATCCAAAATCTAAATACCACTATTGGACACCTGAATGACACCATCGACCGGCTATTGAAAGAAAATCACCTTTTAAAAGACCGTAAAAAGAACAGCGGTAATAGTTCGGTTGGTATATTATAG
- a CDS encoding methyltransferase domain-containing protein, translating into MIFKALRSNIRVDDSTFDDLYPSNIKILGHRHWTPVDVAKMAATYLVQHPNDKILDIGAGAGKFCLVGATCTEGIFYGVEQRESLVEISTEIAQKHQINNVEFIHANIDQITFSDYDAFYFYNSFYENIDTSCPIDNSIVPNQELYYSYTEYLRQQLRQLPIGTRIVSYWSGWDEIPTSFDLEHTACRGLLNFWKKII; encoded by the coding sequence ACGATTTGTATCCTTCAAATATAAAAATATTGGGACACCGTCACTGGACTCCTGTCGATGTCGCAAAGATGGCTGCCACCTATTTAGTTCAACATCCCAATGATAAGATACTGGACATTGGTGCTGGTGCTGGTAAATTTTGTCTTGTGGGTGCTACATGTACGGAAGGTATTTTTTATGGCGTTGAACAGCGGGAATCACTTGTTGAAATTTCTACTGAGATAGCCCAAAAACATCAAATAAATAACGTAGAATTTATTCATGCCAATATTGATCAAATCACTTTTTCTGATTATGATGCATTTTATTTTTACAATTCTTTCTATGAAAATATAGATACAAGTTGTCCGATAGATAATTCGATAGTACCAAACCAAGAACTCTATTATTCATATACCGAATACCTTAGACAACAACTTAGACAATTACCAATAGGAACCCGAATTGTCTCCTATTGGAGTGGATGGGATGAGATACCAACTAGTTTTGATCTTGAACATACAGCATGTAGAGGTCTGCTCAACTTTTGGAAAAAAATCATATAA